A portion of the Manihot esculenta cultivar AM560-2 chromosome 2, M.esculenta_v8, whole genome shotgun sequence genome contains these proteins:
- the LOC110607907 gene encoding uncharacterized protein LOC110607907 isoform X20: MAEEKHHHLFRSNNKGEQVVYYKEEKYQKHLDHLGKLNAGVASNYALIKKELVATTAVVPRGFANQEYRENKEVKNEEEEVNGKKHHHLFYHHRGKKEAIDYKEDEKHRKHLERFGKLGVDVVGAYAMHDEYGEQKDLDHAHIHKVKAEIGATPTLGVEGFTFHEYHENKQAKQEDEEAYGKKKHHHPFYHHKKSGEAIDYKKPEEHHNHLEHFAQVGVGVSGACDLQEKYKIKKDLDHVHIHKIKTQIGAVAVVGAEEFTFHEHHEKKISKESEEAIDYKEGKHRKHLEHVDKLGVIVVGANTLHEEKKDLQHLYNQKVKAEIAAATTVGAERLAFYEHHEKKEANKEEILHGKMHYLHFYHQKEGGNVVDYKEKHRKHFENFGGLDAITAGAYALYDKPEEMKDVEHVHNHRIKEETTTATAIEAERFAFHEHHEQKEANKEDEEANGKKHHHYFYHHKENIKAFDFKEEDKCYNHPKHLGKLGAGVAGAYYMHGKHEEHKDLKHAHNHEVKVEVAVAGAVEAERFAFHEDNEKKEAKKEDEVHREENYHYFYHHKEGEDVVNNMEEEKQHKYFEHLDELGVVAGAYTLKDKEKKDLEHTQNHMVKVDAAAVGAERFAFDEKKETKKEEVVRGNKQYHHFYHHKEGRSVADYKEEKHHRHFENLGKLDAITVDTYALHDKHEERKQSEHAHLKIKEKITTTNIVGAEGNASHERHDNKEFKKEDEEAHGKKHHHLFYHHKVEDKHHNYSEHLGELGNGAASAYSLHGKHEENKDLEHTNNHNVKVEIVAVSAVGAEGLALHEHHEKKGAKKEDEAYGEKSYHHFYHHKEGEDVVDYEEEKQHKYVEHLDELGVAAAGAYVLHEKYEEKKDLEHAHSHKVKAEIVTSAVVGDERFVFHEHHNKNEAKKVDEVVHGKKQYKDFQNLDGRDVVVASADNLHEKHEENKDSENACNYMIKKELATAAIVGVEGFALHEDLKKKEFKKEDEEAYGKKYYHKENEEAIGYKEEEKHHDHLEHLSKLGVGVAGTYDMQNKHDKKKDSEHNYKYKIKDEIVTATAVGAEGFAFQEHHEKKKVKKENEGASYNNYMTKKEQATTAILGVDGFAFYEDHKKKEVKKEDEAYGKHYHKKSEEAIDYKEKEMHYDHLEHLSKIGVGVSGTYVMHDKHKEKNNSEHAYNYKIKEEIVTAAAVGAEGFAFQEHHEKKEVKKENEGASYNSYKIKKELATATIVRIEEVAFHEDYEKKEVEKEDEEAYGKKCYHNENEEAIGYKEEEKHHDHLEHLSKLSHDKNEKKKDSEHAYNYKIKEEIVTAATVGVEGSVLQEHYEKKEVKKEIERAIYNTNMIKTELATIGVEGFAFHEDLEKKEVKTEDEEAYGKKYYHKEIEKNIGCKEEEMHHDHLEHLSKLGVAIVGTSAMDKHVEKNNSEHAYNYKMEEEIVTTTTTGAEGFSFQEHYDKKEVKKENEGTSYNNYMIKEELATTTIVGVEGFAFHEDHEKKEDNKEDEEANGKKHCHKESKEAIGYKEEKMHQDHLEHLSKLSVGVAGTHAMHDKNEEKKDSEHTYNLKIKEEIITAATVGLEGSVFQEHHEKNEAKRENEGASYNTNMIKTELATTATVGVEGFAFHKDLKKKEVKTEDEEACGKKYYDKESEKGIGCKEEEMHCDHFEHLSKLGVAIDGTYAMHDKCEEKKDSKNAYIHKIKEEIVTVAAVGAKGSALQEHHEKKEVKKENEGASYNSYMIKKELATVGVEGFAFHEDLEKKEVKKENEEAYGKKHYPKESIEAIGCNEEEMHHGHLEHLSKLGVSIANTYAMCDKHEEELDSEHAYNYKIKEEIVTTAAVGVEGYALQEHHKKKELKKEIEGASYNTYMIKKELATVSTIGVDGFTFNEDLEKQEVKKEDEESYGKKHYPKESEEAIGCKEEEMHHDQLEHFSKLAVGVVNTYAMHEEKKDSKYAHNYKIKEEIVTAAAVGAEGSAFQEHHEKKEVKKENEGASYNCYMIKKGLATVGVNGFAFNEDLEKKEPKKEDEEGYEKMHYNKESEEAIGYKEEMHHNQLKHYSKLGVGVVETYAMRDKHEEKKDSEHTYNYKINEEIVTLATVGAEGSAFQEHHEKKEVKKENEGGSHNNYMIKKELATASTVGVVRFAFHEDLEKKEVKKEDEEAYGKKYYHNESEEAIGYKEEEKHHDHLEHLSKLSVGAAATYAMHEEKKDSKHAYNYKIKGEIVTVTAIGAEGYIFQEHHVKNEEKKENEEDSYNSYIIKKELATVGIDGFSFDEDLEKKEVKKDDEEAYGKKYYPKENEEAIGCKEEEMHNDQPEHLSELGVGVVGTYAVQDKHREKNNSEHAYNYKIEEEIVTATTTGAEGFSFQEHHDKKEVKKENEGANYNNYMIKKDQATTTIVGVEGFAFHEDHEKKEDKKEDEEANGKKHCHKESEEAIGYKQEKMHHDHLEHLSKLSVGVADTYAMHYKNEEKKDSEHAYNLKIKEEIITAATVGLEGSAFQGHREKNEAKRENEGAIYNTNMIKTELATTATVGVERFAFHEDLKKKEVKTEDEAAYGKKYYHKESEKGIGCKEEEMPHDHFENLSKLGVAIDDTYAMHDKCEEKKDSKNAYIHKINEDIVTVAVVGAEGSAFQEHHEKKEVKKENEGASYNSYMIKKELATVRVEGFAFHEDLEKKEVKKENEEAYGKKHYPKKSKEAIGCKEKEMHHDHLEHLSKLGVSVANTYAMRDKHEEELDSEHAYNYKIKEEIVTTTAVRVEGYAFQEHHEKKELKKEIEGASYNTYMIKKELATIGVDGFTFDEDLEKQEVKQEDEEAYGKKHYPKESEEAIGCKEEEMHHDQLEHFSKLAVGVANTYAMHEENKGSKCANNYKIKEEIVTVAGAEGSAFQEHHEKIEVKKENEGASYNCYMIKKELASEGVNGFAFNEDLEKKELKKEDEEAYGKMHYHKESEEAIGYKEEMHYNQLEHFSKLGVGVVETYAMHDKHEEKQDSKHTYNYKIKEEIVTVATVGAEGSAFQEHHEKKEVKKENEGGSHNNYMIKKELATASTVGVVRFAFREDLEKKEVKKEDEEAYGKKHYHMESEETIGYKEEEMHHDHPEHLPKLGVGVADAGAYSLYGKQEENKDLERAHNHKVKVEIDVAGAIGAEGFAFHEHHEKKGAKKDDELYRDKHYHYFYHDKERKNDVYYKKEKHHKYFEHLRELGVVAADTYALHGNHEEKIDLEHAHSYKVNAEIATTTMLGAKGFTFHGHHVKKEAKKDDEVEHENKQYHHFYLHKEGENVVDYKEEKHQKHFQNFAKPDAVEAGAYTLYEKHKENRVSENSYSYMIKKELATAAAIGTERFAFHEYHGKKEVKDEDEATRKKHHNKESEEAIGYKKVEQHHNHLEHLGKLDAGVTSIYSLHDKYKENKYLEYGHNHKIKEEIVTTDTVGAKGFALQEHHEKKEIKKEDEELHEKKHHHLFYHFKQSEKAIDYKEEDKHHNNPEHLGVGVTVAGTYSLYGKHEEYEGLEHAHGSKVKANIAVTTMVGAERFAFDEYNEKNGAKKEDEMHGEKYYRHFYHHNEGKNLVDYREKVKHHKDLEHLGELGVVPANTYALYEKYEAKKDQEHAYSYKGKEEIDVAAAVRAKRFAFHEYHAKKEDKKEDKEEKQHYHLFYHCKENEEAIDYKEEKHHKYLEHLGKLAVGIPNAYSLHTENKDSEHAHNHKVIAKDTTNIIGAEGFAFHAYHENKGAKKEDKELHGKNYYHNFYYQNEGKDVDHKKEMYHKYFEHLA; encoded by the exons ATGGCAGAAGAGAAGCACCATCACCTATTCCGCTCCAACAACAAAGGCGAGCAAGTTGTTTATTACAAGGAGGAGAAGTATCAAAAGCATCTTGACCATCTGGGCAAACTAAATGCTGGTGTTGCTAGCAATTACGCCTTGATTAAAAAGGAGCTAGTTGCAACAACAGCAGTAGTACCTAGGGGATTTGCCAACCAAGAGTATCGGGAGAACAAAGAAGTCAAGAATGAGGAAGAAGAAGTGAATGGAAAGAAGCACCACCACCTCTTCTACCACCACAGGGGAAAAAAGGAAGCTATTGACTACAAGGAAGACGAGAAGCACCGTAAGCATCTTGAGCGATTCGGTAAACTAGGTGTCGATGTTGTTGGTGCTTACGCCATG CATGATGAGTATGGGGAGCAAAAAGACTTAGATCATGCCCACATCCACAAGGTAAAAGCGGAAATAGGTGCAACTCCTACATTAGGAGTCGAGGGATTTACCTTCCATGAGTATCATGAGAACAAACAAGCCAAGCAAGAGGATGAAGAAGCATATGGAAAGAAGAAGCACCACCACCCCTTTTATCATCACAAGAAAAGCGGTGAAGCTATTGACTACAAGAAGCCGGAGGAGCACCACAACCATCTTGAGCATTTTGCTCAAGTAGGTGTCGGTGTTTCTGGTGCTTGTGACTTG CAGGAGAAGTACAAGATAAAGAAAGACTTGGATCATGTCCACATCCATAAGATAAAAACACAAATAGGTGCAGTGGCTGTGGTAGGAGCTGAGGAATTTACCTTCCACGAGCATCATGAGAAGAAGATATCGAAAGAAAGCGAGGAAGCTATCGACTACAAGGAAGGGAAGCACCGTAAGCATCTTGAGCACGTGGATAAACTAGGTGTTATTGTTGTTGGCGCTAATACCTTG CATGAGGAAAAGAAAGACTTACAGCATCTCTACAATCAAAAGGTGAAAGCAGAGATAGCTGCAGCAACTACAGTAGGAGCCGAGAGACTTGCCTTTTATGAGCATCATGAGAAAAAAGAAGCTAACAAAGAGGAAATATTGCATGGAAAGATGCATTACCTTCACTTTTATCATCAAAAGGAAGGCGGGAATGTTGTTGATTACAAGGAGAAGCACCGCAAGCATTTTGAGAACTTCGGCGGGCTTGATGCTATTACTGCTGGCGCTTACGCCTTG TATGATAAGCCCGAGGAAATGAAAGATGTAGAGCATGTCCACAACCATAGGATAAAAGAGGAGACAACTACAGCTACTGCGATAGAAGCTGAGAGATTTGCCTTCCATGAGCATCATGAGCAAAAAGAAGCTaacaaagaagatgaagaagcaAATGGAAAGAAGCACCACCACTACTTTTACCACCATAAGGAAAATATCAAAGCTTTTGACTTTAAGGAGGAGGATAAGTGCTACAACCATCCTAAGCACTTGGGTAAACTGGGAGCTGGTGTTGCTGGTGCTTATTACATG CATGGGAAGCATGAAGAACATAAAGACTTAAAGCATGCCCACAACCATGAGGTTAAAGTAGAGGTAGCTGTAGCAGGTGCTGTAGAAGCGGAGAGATTTGCCTTCCATGAGGATAATGAGAAAAAAGAAGCCAAGAAAGAGGATGAAGTGCATAGAGAAGAGAATTATCACTACTTTTACCACCACAAGGAAGGTGAGGATGTTGTTAATAACATGGAGGAGGAGAAGCAACACAAGTATTTTGAGCACTTGGATGAGCTCGGTGTTGTAGCTGGCGCTTATACCTTG AAGGACAAGGAAAAGAAAGACTTAGAGCATACCCAAAATCACATGGTGAAAGTAGATGCTGCTGCAGTAGGAGCTGAGAGATTTGCCTTTGATGAGAAAAAAGAAACCAAGAAAGAGGAAGTAGTTCGTGGAAATAAGCAATATCACCACTTTTATCATCACAAGGAAGGAAGGAGTGTTGCTGATTATAAGGAGGAGAAGCACCACAGGCATTTTGAGAACTTGGGCAAGCTTGATGCTATTACTGTTGACACTTATGCCTTG CATGATAAGCACGAGGAGAGGAAACAATCAGAGCATGCCCACCTTAAGATAAAAGAGAAGATAACTACAACAAATATAGTAGGAGCTGAGGGTAATGCCTCACATGAGCGTCATGATAATAAGGAATTTAAGAAAGAGGATGAAGAAGCGCATGGAAAGAAACACCACCACCTTTTTTACCACCACAAGGTGGAGGATAAGCATCATAATTATTCTGAGCACTTGGGTGAACTGGGAAATGGTGCTGCTAGTGCTTATTCATTG CATGGAAAGCATGAGGAAAATAAAGACTTAGAGCATACCAACAACCATAACGTAAAAGTGGAGATAGTTGCAGTAAGTGCAGTAGGAGCCGAAGGACTTGCCCTCCATGAGCATCATGAAAAAAAAGGAGCCAAGAAAGAGGATGAAGCATACGGAGAAAAGAGCTATCACCACTTTTACCACCACAAGGAAGGCGAGGATGTTGTTGATTACGAGGAGGAGAAGCAGCACAAATATGTTGAGCACTTGGATGAGTTGGGTGTTGCTGCCGCTGGGGCTTATGTGTTG CATGAGAAGTATGAGGAAAAGAAAGACTTAGAGCATGCCCATAGTCACAAGGTAAAAGCGGAGATAGTTACATCAGCTGTTGTGGGAGATGAGAGATTTGTCTTTCATGAGCATCATAATAAAAATGAAGCTAAGAAAGTGGATGAAGTTGTGCATGGAAAGAAGCAGTACAAAGACTTTCAGAACTTGGATGGGCGAGATGTTGTTGTTGCTAGCGCTGACAATTTG CATGAGAAGCACGAGGAAAATAAAGACTCAGAGAATGCATGCAACTACATGATAAAAAAAGAGCTAGCTACAGCAGCTATAGTAGGAGTTGAGGGATTTGCCTTACATGAGGATCTTAAGAAGAAAGAATTTAAGAAAGAGGATGAAGAAGCATATGGAAAGAAGTACTACCACAAGGAAAATGAAGAAGCTATTGGCTACAAAGAAGAGGAGAAGCACCACGATCATCTTGAGCATTTGAGTAAACTTGGTGTTGGTGTTGCGGGCACGTATGACATG CAAAATAAGCACGATAAAAAGAAAGACTCAGAGCATAACTACAAGTATAAGATAAAAGATGAAATAGTTACAGCAACTGCAGTAGGAGCTGAAGGTTTTGCCTTCCAAGAGCAtcatgagaaaaaaaaagtaaagaaaGAAAACGAAGGAGCTAGCTACAACAACTACATGACTAAAAAAGAGCAAGCTACAACAGCTATATTAGGAGTTGACGGATTTGCCTTCTATGAGGATCATAAAAAGAAAGAAGTCAAGAAAGAGGATGAAGCATATGGAAAGCACTACCACAAGAAAAGCGAAGAAGCTATTGACTACAAAGAAAAGGAGATGCACTACGATCATCTTGAGCACTTGAGTAAAATTGGTGTTGGTGTTTCTGGCACTTATGTCATG CATGATAAGCACAAGGAAAAGAACAACTCAGAGCATGCCTACAACTATAAGATAAAAGAGGAGATAGTTACAGCAGCTGCGGTAGGAGCTGAAGGATTTGCCTTTCAAGAGCATCATGAGAAAAAAGaagtaaagaaagaaaatgaaggagCTAGCTACAACAGCTACAAGATAAAAAAAGAGCTAGCTACAGCAACTATAGTAAGAATTGAGGAAGTTGCCTTCCATGAGGATTATGAGAAGAAAGAAGTCGAGAAAGAGGATGAAGAAGCATATGGAAAGAAGTGCTACCATAATGAAAACGAAGAAGCTATTGGCTacaaagaagaggaaaagcacCATGATCATCTTGAGCACTTGAGTAAACTTAGT CATGATAAGAACGAGAAAAAGAAAGACTCCGAGCATGCCTACAACTACAAGATAAAAGAGGAGATAGTTACAGCAGCTACGGTAGGAGTTGAGGGATCTGTCTTACAAGAGCATTATGAGAAAAAAGAAGTGAAGAAAGAGATTGAAAGAGCCATCTACAACACCAACATGATAAAAACAGAGCTAGCTACAATAGGAGTTGAAGGATTTGCCTTCCATGAGGATCTTGAGAAGAAAGAAGTCAAGACAGAGGATGAAGAAGCATATGGAAAGAAGTACTATCACAAGGAAATCGAAAAAAATATTGGATGCAAAGAAGAGGAGATGCACCACGATCATCTTGAGCACTTGAGTAAACTTGGTGTTGCCATTGTTGGCACTTCTGCCATG GATAAGCACGTGGAAAAGAACAACTCAGAGCATGCCTACAACTATAAGATGGAAGAGGAGATAGTTACAACAACTACGACAGGAGCTGAAGGATTTTCCTTCCAAGAGCATTATGACAAAAAAGaagtaaagaaagaaaatgaaggaaCTAGTTATAACAACTACATGATAAAAGAAGAGCTAGCTACAACAACTATAGTAGGAGTTGAGGGATTTGCCTTTCATGAGGATCATGAGAAGAAAGAAGACAATAAAGAGGATGAAGAAGCAAATGGAAAGAAGCATTGCCATAAAGAAAGCAAAGAAGCTATTGGctataaagaagaaaagatgcACCAGGATCATCTTGAGCACTTGAGTAAACTTAGTGTTGGTGTCGCTGGCACTCATGCCATG CATGATAAGAACGAGGAAAAGAAAGACTCTGAGCATACCTACAACCTCAAGATAAAAGAGGAGATAATTACAGCAGCTACAGTAGGACTAGAGGGATCTGTCTTCCAAGAGCATCATGAGAAAAATGAAGCAAAGCGAGAGAATGAAGGAGCTAGCTACAACACCAACATGATTAAAACAGAGCTAGCTACAACAGCTACAGTAGGAGTTGAGGGATTTGCCTTCCATAAGGATCTTAAGAAGAAAGAAGTCAAGACAGAGGATGAAGAAGCATGTGGAAAGAAGTACTATGACAAGGAAAGTGAAAAAGGTATTGGCTGCAAAGAAGAGGAGATGCACTGCGATCATTTTGAGCACTTGAGTAAACTTGGTGTCGCTATTGACGGCACTTATGCCATG cATGATAAGTGCGAGGAGAAGAAAGATTCAAAGAATGCCTACATTCATAAGATAAAAGAGGAGATAGTTACAGTAGCTGCGGTAGGAGCTAAGGGATCTGCCCTCCAAGAGCATCATGAGAAAAAAGAAGTAAAGAAGGAGAATGAAGGAGCTAGCTACAATAGCTACATGATAAAAAAAGAGCTAGCTACGGTAGGAGTTGAGGGATTTGCCTTCCATGAGGATCTTGAGAAGAAAGAAgtcaagaaagagaatgaagaaGCATATGGAAAGAAGCACTACCCCAAGGAAAGCATAGAAGCTATTGGCTGCAATGAAGAAGAGATGCACCACGGTCATCTTGAGCACTTGAGTAAACTTGGTGTTAGTATTGCTAACACTTATGCTATG TGTGATAAGCACGAGGAAGAGTTAGACTCAGAGCATGCCTACAACtacaaaataaaagaggagATAGTTACAACAGCTGCGGTAGGAGTTGAGGGATATGCCTTACAAGAGCATCATAAGAAAAaagaactaaagaaagagattgAAGGAGCTAGCTACAACACCTACATGATAAAAAAAGAGCTAGCTACAGTATCTACAATAGGAGTTGATGGATTTACATTCAATGAGGATCTTGAGAAGCAAGAAGTCAAGAAAGAGGATGAAGAATCATATGGAAAGAAGCACTACCCCAAGGAAAGCGAAGAAGCGATTGGCTGCAAAGAAGAGGAGATGCACCACGATCAACTTGAGCACTTCAGTAAACTCGCTGTTGGTGTGGTGAACACTTATGCTATG CATGAGGAAAAGAAAGACTCAAAGTATGCTCACAATTATAAGATAAAAGAGGAGATAGTTACAGCAGCTGCAGTAGGAGCTGAGGGATCTGCCTTCCAAGAGCATCATGAAAAAAAAGAAgtaaagaaagagaatgaaggagCTAGCTACAATTGCTACATGATAAAAAAAGGGCTAGCTACAGTAGGAGTTAATGGATTTGCTTTCAATGAGGATCTTGAAAAGAAAGAACCCAAGAAAGAGGATGAAGAAGGATATGAAAAGATGCACtacaacaaggaaagcgaagAAGCTATTGGCTACAAAGAAGAGATGCACCACAATCAACTTAAGCACTACAGTAAACTTGGTGTTGGTGTTGTTGAAACTTATGCTATG CGTGATAAGCACGAGGAAAAGAAAGACTCAGAGCATACTTACAATTATAAGATAAATGAGGAGATAGTTACACTAGCTACGGTAGGAGCTGAGGGGTCTGCCTTCCAAGAGCATCATGAGAAAAAAGAAgtaaagaaagagaatgaaggagGTAGCCACAACAACTACATGATAAAAAAAGAGCTAGCTACAGCAAGTACAGTAGGAGTTGTGAGATTTGCCTTCCATGAGGATCTTGAAAAGAAAGAAGTCAAGAAAGAGGATGAAGAAGCCTATGGAAAGAAGTACTACCATAACGAAAGCGAAGAAGCTATTGGCTACAAAGAAGAGGAGAAGCACCATGATCATCTTGAGCACTTGAGTAAACTTAGTGTTGGTGCTGCTGCCACTTATGCCATG CACGAGGAAAAGAAAGACTCAAAGCATGCCTACAACTACAAAATAAAAGGGGAGATAGTTACAGTAACTGCGATAGGAGCTGAGGGATATATCTTCCAAGAGCATCATGtgaaaaatgaagaaaagaaagagaatgaagaaGATAGCTACAATAGctacataataaaaaaagagcTAGCTACAGTAGGAATTGATGGATTTTCCTTCGATGAGGATCTTGAGAAGAAAGAAGTCAAGAAAGATGATGAAGAAGCGTATGGAAAGAAGTATTATCCAAAGGAAAACGAAGAAGCTATTGGCTGCAAAGAAGAGGAGATGCACAACGATCAACCTGAGCACTTGAGTGAACTTGGTGTTGGTGTTGTTGGAACTTATGCCGTG CAGGATAAGCACCGGGAAAAGAACAACTCAGAGCATGCCTACAACTATAAGATAGAAGAGGAGATAGTTACAGCAACTACGACGGGAGCTGAAGGATTTTCCTTCCAAGAGCATCATGATAAAAAAGaagtaaagaaagaaaatgaaggagCTAACTATAACAACTACATGATAAAAAAAGATCAAGCTACAACAACTATAGTAGGAGTTGAGGGATTTGCCTTTCACGAGGATCATGAGAAGAAAGAAGACAAGAAAGAGGATGAAGAAGCAAATGGAAAGAAGCACTGCCATAAAGAAAGCGAAGAAGCTATTGGCTATAAACAAGAAAAGATGCACCATGATCATCTTGAGCACTTGAGTAAACTTAGTGTTGGTGTTGCTGACACTTATGCCATG CATTATAAGAACGAGGAAAAGAAAGATTCCGAGCATGCCTACAACCTCAAGATAAAAGAGGAGATAATTACAGCAGCTACAGTAGGACTAGAGGGATCTGCCTTCCAAGGGCATCGTGAGAAAAATGAAGCAAAGAGAGAGAATGAAGGAGCTATCTACAACACCAACATGATTAAAACAGAGCTAGCTACAACAGCTACAGTAGGAGTTGAGAGATTTGCCTTCCATGAGGATCTTAAGAAGAAAGAAGTCAAGACAGAGGATGAAGCAGCATATGGAAAGAAGTACTATCACAAGGAAAGTGAAAAAGGTATTGGCTGCAAAGAAGAGGAGATGCCCCACGATCATTTTGAGAACTTGAGTAAACTTGGTGTCGCTATTGACGACACTTATGCCATG CATGATAAGTGCGAGGAGAAGAAAGATTCAAAGAATGCCTACATTCATAAGATAAATGAGGATATAGTTACAGTAGCTGTGGTAGGAGCTGAGGGATCTGCCTTCCAAGAGCATCATGAGAAAAAAGAAGTAAAGAAGGAGAATGAAGGAGCTAGCTACAATAGCTACATGATAAAAAAAGAGCTAGCTACAGTAAGAGTTGAGGGATTTGCCTTCCATGAGGATCTTGAGAAGAAAGAAgtcaagaaagagaatgaagaaGCATATGGAAAGAAGCACTATCCCAAGAAAAGTAAAGAAGCTATTGGCTGCAAAGAAAAAGAGATGCACCACGATCATCTTGAGCACTTGAGTAAACTTGGTGTTAGTGTTGCTAACACTTATGCTATG CGTGATAAGCACGAGGAAGAGTTAGACTCAGAGCATGCCTACAACTACAAGATAAAAGAGGAGATAGTTACAACAACTGCGGTACGAGTTGAGGGATATGCCTTCCAAGAGCATCATGAGAAAAaagaactaaagaaagagattgAAGGAGCTAGCTACAACACCTACATGATAAAAAAAGAGCTAGCTACAATAGGAGTTGATGGATTTACCTTTGATGAGGATCTTGAGAAGCAAGAAGTCAAGCAAGAGGATGAAGAAGCATATGGAAAGAAGCACTACCCCAAGGAAAGCGAAGAAGCAATTGGCTGCAAAGAAGAGGAGATGCACCACGATCAACTTGAGCACTTCAGTAAACTTGCTGTTGGTGTTGCGAACACTTATGCTATG CATGAGGAAAACAAAGGCTCAAAGTGTGCCAACAATTATAAGATAAAAGAGGAGATAGTTACAGTAGCAGGAGCTGAGGGATCTGCCTTCCAAGAGCATCATGAAAAAATAGAAGTAAAGAAGGAGAATGAAGGAGCTAGCTACAATTGCTACATGATAAAAAAAGAGCTAGCCTCAGAAGGAGTTAATGGATTTGCTTTCAATGAGGATcttgaaaagaaagaactcaagaaaGAGGATGAAGAAGCATATGGAAAGATGCACTACCACAAGGAAAGCGAAGAAGCTATTGGCTACAAAGAAGAGATGCACTATAATCAACTTGAGCACTTCAGTAAACTTGGTGTTGGTGTTGTTGAAACTTATGCTATG CATGATAAGCACGAGGAAAAGCAAGACTCGAAGCATACttacaattataaaataaaagaggagatAGTTACAGTAGCTACGGTAGGAGCTGAGGGGTCTGCCTTCCAAGAGCATCATGAGAAAAAAGAAgtaaagaaagagaatgaaggagGTAGCCACAACAACTACATGATAAAAAAAGAGCTAGCTACAGCAAGTACAGTAGGAGTTGTGAGATTTGCCTTCCGTGAGGATCTTGAGAAAAAAGAAGTCAAGAAAGAGGATGAAGAAGCATATGGAAAGAAGCACTATCACATGGAAAGTGAAGAAACTATTGGCTATAAAGAAGAGGAGATGCACCACGATCATCCTGAGCACTTGCCTAAACTAGGTGTTGGTGTTGCTGATGCTGGTGCTTACTCCTTG TATGGGAAGCAAGAGGAAAATAAAGACTTAGAGCGTGCCCACAACCATAAGGTAAAAGTGGAGATAGATGTAGCTGGTGCAATAGGAGCTGAGGGATTTGCCTTCCATGAGCATCATGAGAAAAAAGGAGCTAAGAAAGATGATGAGCTGTATAGAGATAAACATTATCACTACTTTTACCACGATAAAGAACGCAAGAATGATGTTTATTATAAAAAGGAGAAGCATCACAAGTATTTTGAGCACTTGCGTGAACTGGGTGTTGTTGCTGCTGACACTTATGCCTTG CATGGGAATCATGAGGAAAAAATTGATTTAGAGCACGCCCACAGTTACAAGGTAAATGCAGAGATAGCTACAACAACTATGTTAGGAGCTAAAGGATTTACCTTCCATGGGCATCATGTGAAAAAAGAAGCTAAGAAAGACGATGAAGTAGAGCACGAAAATAAGCAGTACCACCACTTTTACCTCCACAAGGAAGGCGAGAATGTTGTTGATTATAAGGAGGAGAAGCACCAGAAGCATTTTCAGAACTTTGCTAAGCCAGATGCTGTTGAAGCTGGCGCTTACACCTTG TATGAGAAGCACAAGGAAAATAGAGTCTCAGAGAATTCCTACAGCTACATGATAAAAAAGGAGCTAGCTACCGCAGCTGCAATAGGAACTGAGAGATTTGCCTTTCATGAGTATCATGGAAAGAAAGAAGTCAAAGATGAGGATGAAGCAACTAGAAAGAAGCACCATAATAAAGAAAGCGAAGAAGCTATTGGCTACAAAAAGGTGGAGCAGCACCACAACCATCTTGAGCACTTAGGCAAACTAGATGCTGGTGTTACTAGCATTTACTCCTTG CATGATAAGTATAAGGAAAATAAATACTTAGAGTATGGCCACAACCACAAGATAAAAGAGGAGATAGTAACAACAGATACAGTAGGAGCTAAGGGATTTGCTTTGCAAGAGCATcatgagaaaaaagaaataaagaaagaggATGAAGAACTGCATGAAAAGAAGCACCACCACCTCTTTTACCATTTCAAGCAGAGCGAGAAAGCTATTGACTATAAGGAGGAGGATAAGCACCACAATAATCCCGAGCACTTGGGTGTTGGTGTTACTGTTGCTGGCACTTACTCCTTG TATGGCAAGCATGAGGAATATGAAGGCTTGGAGCATGCCCACGGCTCCAAGGTGAAAGCAAATATAGCTGTAACAACTATGGTAGGAGCTGAGCGATTTGCCTTTGATGAGTATAATGAGAAAAACGGAGCCAAGAAAGAGGATGAAATGCATGGAGAGAAGTATTATCGCCACTTTTACCACCACAATGAAGGCAAGAATCTTGTTGATTATAGAGAGAAGGTGAAGCACCACAAAGATCTTGAGCACTTGGGCGAGCTGGGTGTTGTTCCTGCCAACACTTATGCCTTG TATGAGAAGTATGAGGCAAAAAAAGATCAAGAGCATGCTTATAGCTACAAGGGAAAAGAGGAGATAGATGTTGCAGCTGCTGTTAGAGCTAAGAGATTTGCCTTCCATGAGTATCATGCGaaaaaagaagataaaaaagaggataaagaagaaaaacaacACTACCACCTCTTTTACCACTGTAAGGAAAATGAAGAAGCTATTGACTACAAGGAGGAGAAGCACCACAAGTATCTTGAGCACTTGGGTAAACTAGCTGTTGGTATTCCCAACGCTTACTCATTG CACACAGAAAATAAAGACTCAGAGCATGCCCACAACCACAAGGTAATAGCGAAAGATACAACAAATATAattggagctgagggatttgcTTTCCATGCATATCATGAGAACAAAGGAGCCAAGAAAGAGGATAAAGAGTTGCATGGAAAGAATTACTATCACAACTTTTACTACCAAAATGAAGGCAAGGATGTTGATCACAAAAAGGAGATGTACCACAAGTATTTTGAGCACTTGG CATGA